TTCGGGCCGTACCTGGTGCTCGGCACCCTGGGGGCGCTGCTGCTGGTGTGGTGAGTGGGCCGGCTCCTGGTGTGGTGCGGGGGCCGGCGGGGAAATGACGGTCCGCAGGGCTCGTCGTCGCACCCCAGGAGGCGCTGTGCAGAGCACCCCCGACCGGCCGTCATCGGCACCGGACGGCCGGTGGCGGATCGTCCGTACCCAGGACGACCTCGACCGGCTCGGCGAGACCGAATCGATCTTCGCGTTGAGCAACGGCTGGGTCGGCTGGCGCGGGACCCTGGACGAGGGCGACCCCTGCGAGATGCCGGGCAGCTACCTCAACGGGTTCCACGAGCGGCGGGCGCTCGACTACCCCGAGGACGGGTACGCCTTTCCGCAGCTCAGCGACACGCTGGTCAGCGTGCCGAACGCCACTCTCGTCCGGCTCTGGGTCGGCGGTGAACCGCTGGACGTCCGCACCGGCACGCTGCGCTCCCACGAGCAGGTGCTCGACCTGCGGGCCGGGGTGGTGGAGCGGGTCACCGAGTGGACCTCGCCCGCCGGGCACGGGGTGCGGGTCCGCAGCACCCGGCTGGTGTCGCTGCCACGTCGCCGGGTGGCCGCCCTCGACTGGACGGTGGAACCTCTGGACGAGGCGGTCGAACTGCGGATCTGCGCGGACCTGCTGGCCAACGAGCGGGTTCCGGAACGCGACGACGACCCCCGGGCCGCGGCGACCATCCACGACCCGCTGGTCGCCGAGCATCACCACGCCGACGGCACCGACGGCGTCCTGGTGCACCGCACCGAGCACAGTGACCAGCGGATCGCCGTCGCCGTGGCACACCGGTTGTCAGCCCCCGACGAGATCGCCACCAGCACCGACGTCACCGAGGACCGGGTCCGGCTCACCCTCACCGGGACGGTCGCGCCCGGTCGGCGGGTACGCCTCACCAAGTACGCGGCGTACGAGTGGGTGCCGGTCGACGGCACCGACGCCGAGGAACTCGCCGACCAGGTGACCGCCGAGGCGGACGCCGCCCGTGCGGCGGGCTTCGACAGCCTGCTCGCCGACCAGCGGGCCGCCCTCGACACCGCGTGGCAGACCGCCGACGTGGTGCTCGACGGCGACGAGGAACTGCAACAGGCCATCCGGTTCGCCATGTTCCACCTGATCCAGGCGGGCCGGCCGGACGGTGCGTTGAGCATCCCGGCCAAGGGGCTGACCGGCAACGGATACGACGGACACGTGCTCTGGGACACCGAGCAGTACGTGCTGCCGGTGCTGACGTACGTCGCCCCCGGGGTGGCCCGCTCGGCCCTGCTCTGGCGGTACGCGCACCTGCCCCAGGCACGGGAACGCGCGGCGGAGCTGCGGCTGACCGGCGCCACCTTCCCGTGGCGGACCATCGGCGGTGAGGAGTGCTCCGGCTACTGGCCGGCCGGCACCGCCGGGCTGCACGTCAACGCCGACATCGCCGACGCGGTGCTGCGTCACGCCGCTGCCACCGGCGACGAGGAGTTCCGGGCCGGAGCCGGGCTGGAACTGCTGGTGGAGAGCGCCCGGCTGTGGCAGGGTTTCGGACACTTCACCGACGACGGCGGCTTCCACGTCTACGGCGTCACCGGCCCGGACGAGTACGCCGCACTCGTCGACGACAACGCCTTCACCAACCTGATGGCCCGGCGGAACATGCGCGGTGCGGCGGACGCCGTCGAGCGCTATCCGGAGGCGGCCGATCGGCTGGGGGTGGACCCGTCCGAGGTGGCTGCTTGGCGGGCGGCGGCCGACGCGATGGTGCTGCCGTACGACGCCAAGCGCGGGGTGCACCAGCAGGCCGCCGGCTTCACCACCCAACCGGAGTGGAACTTCGACGACACCGGCGACGACGACTATCCGCTGCTGCTGAGCTTCCCCTACCTGGAGCTGTACCGCCGCCAGGTGGTCAAGCAGGCCGACCTGGTGCTGGCGATGCTGCGCTGCCCCGGGGAGTTCACCGCCGAGGAGAAGGCGGCCAACTTCGCCTACTACGAGGCGCGTACGGTCCGGGACTCGTCGCTGTCCGCCGCGCCGCAGGCGGTGCTCGCCGCCGAACTGGGTCACCTCGACCTGGCGTACGACCTGTTCGCCGAGTCGGTGTTGCAGGACCTGTTGGACATCGGCGACAAGACGGGTGACGGATTGCACCTGGCGTCGCTGGGCGGCTCGTGGCTGGCCCTGGTGCAGGGCTTCGGCGGCATGCGCGACGACCGCGAGCTGCTCTCGTTCGACCCCCGGCTGCCGGACCGGATCGACCGGCTCGCGTTCAGCCTCTGCTGGCACGGGCACCGGCTGCTGGTCACCCTCACCGCCGACGAGGCCCGCTACGAGTTGCCCGACGCTCCCGCCGACGCCGCCGTCGAGCTGTGGCACCACGGCGAGCAGGTGCGGGTGGTCGCCGGTTCCCCGGCCCGCCGGCCGATGCCGACGGTGCCCGACTTCGGCGACGAGCCGACCGCACCTCCGGGCCGCCGACCCGCCCGCCGCGCCGCCGCCGACTGACGCGCACCGAGGTAAGGAGGGGTCCCCTGCTATGCACGAGGCGTTAGCAGGGGACCCCTCCTTACCTGCCGGTCATGCGCTGCCGTACGGCGGCCAGCTCGTCGAAGGCGTACGCCCAGTTGTGGCACTTGAAGCTGCGTAGTCCGTCGATCGGCGAGCGGCAGTCGGTGCAGCGGACGCCGGCGATGGCGGCGGGCAGGCCGGTGTTGACGTACCGGCGGTCGCCGAGGATCACGGTGGCGATCATCGCCGGATCGTGGACGCCCTTCAGCGCCGAGGCGACGATGTCGTACCAGGTGATCCGGCGACCGCAGGTGGGACAGTCCGGGTGGTCGCCGCTGACCCAGAGCGGTGCGCCGATGGTGCGCGGCGGCATACCGAGCAGCTTCTCGATCCGCCGGACGTCGGCTTCCGGGGTGGTCCACCGGTGCCGGCCGGGCAGCGACGCGGGTGAGTCGTAGACGGCCTGGAACAACGTGGGGTCGACCTCCACGGTCTCGCGTTCACTGGTCATCGGCGTCCCTTCCGGTCGTCGGCGCCCCCACCGTGGTGGCCGGCGGGCGGCGGGCACAACCGGATCAACGACACGGCGGCCCGGCCGGTCCGCGCATCGGCGCGCCGCCGGCCGGACGTCTGCGGACGATGCGTCGCCTGGCCGCCCGCGCGGTGATGCTGCGCCACCCGTGGGCGCCCGGCCTGCTCGGCTCCCGCCCGACCGTGCCGTCCGGGGTGTACGCCTACTACGACCAGATCATCGCGACGTTGCGCGACGGCGGATTCTCGTACCGCATCGCCCATGCACGCGTTCGGCAGTCTCGCGCGGTCAGAGCGGTAGCAGGCCCTCGGCCAGGCTCCGCTTCACCTGCCACTCGCCCTCCGACCCGGTGGGCCAGGGAAAGCCGCCGCTGCCGAAGACCTGGTTCAGGTAGGCGACGAACGAGGTGGTCGTCTCCCCGACGAACAACCCGTCCACGCACCCGTCGGGCAGTACGAAGCCGTACGGCCCGCCACCGCTGGTGTTCTCCTTGTGCAGCCGGTCCGGCGCGACCGGGAGCACGAACACCCCCGGGTCCTCGTCGGTCGCCTGCTCCTCCTGCCAGTCGGCCCATTCCTCGTCGTAGTAGTCGCGCAGGGACGGTCCGTCCGGGTGGCGGGATCCCTCCAGCTCGATCACCAGCGGGTCGGCCGACGCCGAGGTGGGCCACTCCGGATGCGTGCCGACCAGCCAGACGTCGCCCACCAGCCGCACCCAGGAGCAGAGCGTCATCGGCACCGCGCCGAACCGGTCCCGCAGCCAGCCGGCGTACGCGTCGGCCTGCGCGGTCGGCGGGGCGTACGGGCACGACACCGGCGTCTCCTCGTCGTCGTTCTCGTGGAACCGGTAGCCGTCGGCGGTCAGCCGCGCCACCACGACCTCGACGTTCTGCCGGGCCCGACGGGCCATCTCGTCACAGACCGACTGCGCCTCCTCGACCAGCTCGGGGTGGAGCCGGATCGCGCTGCCCCACTGGTGCAGCTCGTGCCAGACCTGTTCCCGTTGGCCCCTGCGGTAGCGGCTGAGCCACTGCGGCGACGAGTTCATGGCCGCAGCATGGCGTACGCCTGCGACAGTCCGTCGGCTCGGCGCGCCGTGTGGCGGAACTCGCCGTC
Above is a window of Verrucosispora sp. NA02020 DNA encoding:
- a CDS encoding glycoside hydrolase family 65 protein — protein: MQSTPDRPSSAPDGRWRIVRTQDDLDRLGETESIFALSNGWVGWRGTLDEGDPCEMPGSYLNGFHERRALDYPEDGYAFPQLSDTLVSVPNATLVRLWVGGEPLDVRTGTLRSHEQVLDLRAGVVERVTEWTSPAGHGVRVRSTRLVSLPRRRVAALDWTVEPLDEAVELRICADLLANERVPERDDDPRAAATIHDPLVAEHHHADGTDGVLVHRTEHSDQRIAVAVAHRLSAPDEIATSTDVTEDRVRLTLTGTVAPGRRVRLTKYAAYEWVPVDGTDAEELADQVTAEADAARAAGFDSLLADQRAALDTAWQTADVVLDGDEELQQAIRFAMFHLIQAGRPDGALSIPAKGLTGNGYDGHVLWDTEQYVLPVLTYVAPGVARSALLWRYAHLPQARERAAELRLTGATFPWRTIGGEECSGYWPAGTAGLHVNADIADAVLRHAAATGDEEFRAGAGLELLVESARLWQGFGHFTDDGGFHVYGVTGPDEYAALVDDNAFTNLMARRNMRGAADAVERYPEAADRLGVDPSEVAAWRAAADAMVLPYDAKRGVHQQAAGFTTQPEWNFDDTGDDDYPLLLSFPYLELYRRQVVKQADLVLAMLRCPGEFTAEEKAANFAYYEARTVRDSSLSAAPQAVLAAELGHLDLAYDLFAESVLQDLLDIGDKTGDGLHLASLGGSWLALVQGFGGMRDDRELLSFDPRLPDRIDRLAFSLCWHGHRLLVTLTADEARYELPDAPADAAVELWHHGEQVRVVAGSPARRPMPTVPDFGDEPTAPPGRRPARRAAAD